In the Primulina tabacum isolate GXHZ01 chromosome 7, ASM2559414v2, whole genome shotgun sequence genome, CAGAtggatttcttcaaatgatggCACCAAATCCTAGGCAATACTGAATCCGAACATAATACTAAATTTTGAACACtgtaacaataaaaataatatatgccTAATTGCACTATTTCACATTAGATAGTTGACATCATATAAAACTTATGACTGCAATAGAATAATTCGGCTTTTCTCACCAAAAAGACCCATTTTAACAAGTGACAATATATAGAAGTTTTCGAGCCATTTTAACCAACTACACAGAATCCTCTTTTATGTTCACGAGTGATGTTTCCCTCTAAAAATGATAAACAAAGTTAGAAAACACATTTCAACCTCCCAAACTTCCAATGAACTGGAAGTAGATGCAAATAGCACGCAGGCATAGATGTATACAATAGTCATGGTGCCAAACGACAAGTTTAATTAATGCTaagcaaaatttaaaaaaatgcaaaacataaaaaaaagttTGTGAGAAGGTTAAAATAGAATTTCATCATTTATGTCAGACACTCCGTTAAATTCGCAATAACTAAGAGTGTGAGAACGAACAACTGAACTATCAAGAAGAAAAGGTTCGGTGGTAATACCTTCTTCTGAGGCAGCTCTTAtagcattgatatttgcagttCCATTGATTTTGTACATTTCCGCATTAGAACCAAAACCACCAACACAAGAAATCTGCAGAAGCAGAACGTTCAGCTATGGAGAAAGGAAAACTTGAAAAAACGAGTTGACAAACTTATCAGCCCCTGGCAAGTATGAAACAGTGGGAAAAATGGAAAAATAGATAACAAAGGTaatagcaaataaatcatgGAAACAGTTATCAGATATGTTGGAATCAAGAAGGAAATAACCCCACCACGCTCAGACTCTCAAAATTCAAACAAGGACATTTGACCAGAGCATAACCCTGAAGTTTCAAGTCCAAAGTCactcaaatattatttttatataatgtttaattatatattacgATAAGTGACAATGTACAATTGAAGTAACTCCTTTCAATAAGTCCCTCTCTAAATTCAAACGAGGACATGTTGAGCTGAGTATACCTCTGAATTCAAGGTCCAAAATCGCTCAAACAAGCTACATatgttcaatcatatatcacaataaatgaatACATACAACTGAAGTTACTCCCTTCAAGACATCCTTCCATGAATCCATTGAGAAAAGGTTACCTTCAAGCAAGTCAAAAAGGAACTAAAATGACTTAAGTCTCTTCACTAAATGAAAACAGGAAAAAATGGTGAATATAAACTTAATAGCGAGAAGTAAACCTTGATGCCAAATCATACTGTTAGCCCAGGGTTCTCCAATCGAGGATCCACCAGATCTGCAAATAACATAAATTGGTCTGTCAGAACCAGAAGAATCAAAACCAAATAGGAAGTTCAGAAAAATTATGCGAGAAGATCAATGGGAAGGTAACTTCAGAAAAATTATGCAAGAAGATCAGCTGGTGCACACCCTCTTTGAAAAAAGTAACTCGAGCTCACGAACTCAACTGTTGAAGCAGTTACAATCATCACAAAAATACGTTGCTAGGCATTCCCTTGGAATTTTGGGGGGAGAAAAAAGAGACAGACGAAAGTGGAGCCCCCTGAGACTCATCTCTCTCTATAACATAAACTTTATTTTTCAAGCGGTCATCCTCAAATATACTTAGCAATCAGACAAATCAAGGAGACAATCTTAAGTGGAATATAATACCTGCTGAGGCTAGAAACTGTCAAACCACGGCCCAAAGCTTCCTTGCAGATATGAGAACCAACAAATCCATTTCCACCGAGGACAAGCAACTGAATTATAAAACCATAAAATCCAGAATGATCCCATCGAcatataacaaaatattttctgGCCTGGTGACAGTAATTTATACCATTGGAATACAAATAGATACCTTCTCTGTTGGAGGTGGAGGGACATGTATCGTCTCTGCTTCATCAACTTTATCGGTTTCAGGAGGAATGTTATTGTTGAAAGGCTTATCAGAAACAGTGGACAGAAACCGCCCCTTTCTTGACACAGCAATTCTGAGGTTCCAAAGAtgttatttgaaataaaatgaaccagaaaagaaaaaagaacagATCCAAATAAAAAGGGTAAGACTTGAGAGGAAGATAAAAGAGACAAAGAAAATGCAATATTATTACCAAAGGAACACTCACGGAGATGCACAAATCACTCGACTCATACAGCTTATATATGACAACTTCGCAGTTGTTAGGACTTGGCCTTTAGTTGTATGCATTGGTTTCACTTTAGTTTGAGCACGCTCATAGTCAGCCTCGAGTCCTTGCCTACCTTAAAATTGCCAAAGCTGCAGTCTTATTTTTTACGCACTTCCGTTTTTTCAGAACCCAACTGAAAGATGGAACTACTAGTTCAAGCTCTgtccttaaaaaaataaatgaaagaaaGGGACCAGATGGGAAACTGGTTGAGATTCAGCTTCTAGTTATCGAAGGAAATAATGAGACGAATCTAGGAGTTGGcaaaggaaaatgaaaataaaaccaaacaaaTCAATTCACTTGCTGGTGTAGGAAATGAAAATGCAAGTGAATATCCTGAAAAAGAAATCAAATATGCTGCCAAAAGATAGTATTTCTCGGTGAAATAGTAAATGCTCCATTTTGCATAAAGAATGATAATCAAGAAGGAAAAAGACAAGTAATACCAGCAAATCACAAAACAAAGAGGGCAACCCCTCAACCGGCATATTGGTCAAAACCCTATTATCACAGAGAACACAAGCACCCCCAATCAATACGGGAAACAAAACacaaaaataattgttttccCCTCTTCCCCACACAAAATATAAGAGAGAGAAAAAAACAACGAGGAATCAAGAAAATCTAGAACTGTGCAAACAAAGAAAACGGTAAGCTTACGAGGATACGATGGAGGATAGCTTTGACCGACGAATAAATCGAGACATTGTTACTCCAGAAAAGATTAAATCTTTTCGCAGAGTTGGTGTCTTTATGATTATGGACGACTGCCCGCTCCCCTTCGTGTATACTGGAGTTAAAGCCAGGCACGTGGCGAATTCAAACGTCGACACGTAGGACATTAATGCGGCTGCGAGAGTTTCCCATCGGATCCGAATTCGGACACATCATTCGATAACCCGGTCCGTCTAGTTTAAACTCGGtaaatataaataacaaaaaatatttaaaaaacccAAAACTTCTAACTGACGAAGAATCGCGGATGGTTTTTCCTCGTCCATCCAGGTGACTCGTCTATCCGCCGATGTGtgggaaaaaataatattatttttataaaatttgtaaactctttcatcatattctCTATAATTTGGACACATCAATTTTAACAGGAcgattatgttatatttaatgtCTCAAATTGTGTTATATTTGACTTGAATAAATCTTACTTAcaaaaatactttaaaaattAAACGCATCGACATCATATATGAACAAAATAAGATTAATTATTGTTAAAGTATTTGCTTCAtctgtttttttaaataaacagaAAATAAATTGTATCTCAAAcacaacaaaatatttattaaaacaatatattgatgatcctttcattttaaaaaaatagatgaaCGGAATGTTTTAtcaatgatttattaaattttcttcATGCCTGGTTTTTAATGTATTTACTTTTTAATAGTTTTTATAAATAAGATTTGTTTGAACAAAGTGTTGCACAGTTTGCAACACCAAGTGTAAAAAGAGATTCCGTCCCACTTTCAATGGTGTCATCCTCCCATCTGGAGTTTAACCCCAATCAAAACATAACTACTGGCATAGAAACaatttaaataagaaaattaatcgaaacaaatgaaaaatataattgcGATACCGTTGGGGTAGGGGGATGAAAATTTTGGAATCACTTGGTCATGGTTTTTTCCTGACGGTTTTCAACTCATCTCGGCTCTTTGGGTTGCATTCCACGCGAAAGTTGATctaatttaccaaaaattatgaatgattAAGGGCTTCAAGCTGTCTTCTCAGATCTTCCAGGTCAGTAACAGTGTCTGTGGTTTCTTGAGAAGCGGTATGTGTCTGAAACTCATCGGCACTCGGAAGCTCATGAACAAGACCCTCTGGCAGAGTACCTGGATGAGCAAAGAAAGAAAAGGTGAAAAAACGAGGCAATGTGGAGATAGGGAGAATTAACAGCATGAGAGGGAGAAAAATATGACCTGAATTGGAAGCTGAACCTTGTACATCACTGTCATCAACAACACTAATCACAACAAAGATCAGAACACAGCAGTCGTTAGAAACTTAAACAGTAGGTTAATGGATGCATTTACAAGGTTTAAGCCATCAAGCATAGATTAGTCTACTGGATCTAGCGAAGCTACTTTGATGAACGTCTGAATTATGGTTTTACAAGGTTCACATCCAAAACTAAAATCAGGTCCAAGACTACCTTATATTCCATTCATTATCTTCATGGAGACACTCGGGTTCCAATAATTCTTCAGCCTCCATCTTGGCTCTAGCCGCAGCATCCCTGGCTGGCTTTGCACGACTGTAGTCTTTCTGCATGATAAATATTTATTCAATAtgaaaaaattttataattcgACAGACAtctatacaaaataaaaaatggaaTATATTAACATGGATTTTGGTTTTACAACAATTTATGAAAAAGTATCCTCTGGGTTGTTTTACCTGTCTCTCCAAACAAGCAGCATTAGAACATTGAGGGTTGGGCTTCATTTCCATCGTTGGAAAGAAGTCTTTGAGGGCGTTGTAACCCTATAGTTGAGAAAGCAAATTCGATCTAAAAAAATAATCGACATGAACAAAACGGCAACATATTCTACAGAAAGGACAATCCGGcactttttcttatttaaaaaGTAGGATAAAAGCAGCAGATGTAGTAATAATAGAGAATGCGAAACAGAAAATCAAGAGTGTGATACAAGTTACCAGATAAGGGGTGACATTTCCAAACTTCAGCAAGTATTTAAGTGTATTCTGTACAAGAAGCCCAGCGACAATTCCCTTCAAGTAAATTTATGTAGTTAGGAATGAAAAAAAATGGCAAAGGAATGAGACTGCATGAACTCATAGAGAAGACAGCAATTGGATCCTATCCCACTGAAAGAAGAGGACAAAAAGAATCCAGCGTCAAAATTATCGGACAATTTAAAACTAGCAAGAATACACCAAACCATTTTCTAAAGAATATTGCCAGGAATATTGTCAAATATGAAATCCATTACTGCGTTACAGCCTACAGGAAATAAAAATGCAATGACTATACTAATTTATGAAACATAACTTtcttatcaattttttttatccacGTGATATGCAAACAACTATAAACCTTATGCAGACTCTTAGAATTTACTAGCTTGACTCTCAGCAATAAACCAACTCTCATTCAGAAAAACACCCAAAAAGGCAACAATGCAGAGAGAGTGAAAAACTGTTTACCATTGTAGTAGGTAAAGATGCAGCACAAACCCCATCACGTTTTAAGGTTTTTTCATCAACCCCCGATGCTACAACctaaaataatttcatcaatgaaTGATTAACTTCTGCTTCGAATTCAAATTTTCAGAAGGAAAACGTTTTCAAATGGTAAACCTACCAAGGGAGGTGCACATGCAAAACAGGCAGTTTCACCAGGAATCAACAACTGTATGTGACCGGAAACAGCATTCTCGGACACACCTGTACAAAATATCCTTCAAATAAATTCATGCACATTCATGTCGCATAATAACttacattatatattttatgtagGTCCAACTTGTGAGAATTTATTGTTAATGTGATCAATGAGGGGGGAAAACTAAACTAGATCAGCATTCGGAAGCTGCTTGAGTTCCAAAGTCCTCAGGGAATCTTTAAAAAATCAACGAAACAGTTCTCACTTTTTATACAAGAAGCTGGATCAAATGATCACAAAGTAATTTCATAGATTCGCATGGAGATAAGTAATGCCTCCTAACTACTTTCAAAAATGGTTTTCCGTAGAATGGAGTAGAGTCAGTAGACcataaataatcaacaaggaTCGCACTTGGAAACAATGATTCCAAGTTTATCTTCCACAGCTAGAGCAAGAACTCATTCAAGAAAATGACTCACTAATCTTACTAAAATATCCAACATAGTACAAGGACaaagaaattgaatttttgCGGTAAAAAAATTGATTCTACTGATATATTAACCGAAAGCAGTAATTTATTGTTTACCAGACTCCATCCACGTTTGATTCAACTCATTGCAAGCCTGCATATACAACCACACATTCCAGGTGAGGCAAAATGGAAGCAGCAAAGTAAATCTCCTCAATTCAGTAGAATAATTCTAACCTACATCTGGAATACAAATTGATAAGGAACTGAATCCAAACTATCTGCATGCAAAAAGAATCAGATCACAGGATAATAGCGCTCACCTGATTTACCACCATCCTTGCTTCATAATTATCCACGCAGCTGACAACAAGATCAACTCCACTACCTTCTTTGTCAGGACAAAATGATTTATCTTTTAAACTTGACATAAATGTTTCAAAACCTTGCACAGTTGTGATGTTCAATGTATAGCTCTGAGAAAATATATAAACCAATCAACGTCACAGaagcatatatataaaaacCGTTAAAACCAAGTTTGTATATTTGTTGTTTTTTGAGTAGAGGAGGGAGTAGTGGAAGAGCAAAAGTCACCATGAATACCTCACCTCAAGCACAACATCAGGGTTTATGTCGGAAAGAGTCTGAACGGCAGCATCTGTTTTAGTCATACCAGCCTAGAAATGGGAAAACATATAGTGCTTGTCACAAGAAAAATATAGCCTAGGATCAGAAGTAGCTATTCATTCAACCAAATGCCGAAGTGGTTAGATTGCAAGAGGTAATGCGCCTTAACCAAAAATGAATGAATGAAGATTGATAGGATGTTTCAAAATAACAACACATTAATCAAGCTTGGACAAGAagataaaatattgaaaatacgTTTCTCAAGGTTTGTTTTATGTCTCTTCTCAGACCAGAGAAGGATTATTAACTTTTGTCCTGTCGCTCAAAGAAAAATCcctaaaatcagtaaattgaAAAACTCAACAGCGTTTGAAAGGTCTTAGATCAACAGCATAATAAACCAAGCTCACTTCGAAAATTTAAAGAAGAGTAGCCTCATAATCCCAACCACATAATATAATAAGTGATAATATACTCTAAAAGCACCTGATCTGGACGGAAAAAAAGTCTATTCATGTTAGCTAACTCCACTTTATCATAATCGTACAACAAAAGGCGACCGATACCACACCTTGTTAGCATTTCAGCAGCAACACTGCCAACACCACCTATACCCTGCAAAGCATAAAAAATAGTATGAGGACAATAGTAGACTCTACACTGTTACACGGCACGTAAAATTACATAGGTTGTGCAAGGATTTAACCAACCGCAAGAAAATATCCCCTTGACTAGTTTAGAAAAAATTACAAGAAATGTAGGTGAAAAGGAAAAAAACCAAGCATTAAAGAAATTTGAAATGGCACATTTCTTTTGCAACAAATAAATCTTAATATTCTGATTCAAACAAAATGAACGGGGCATAATTCTTAGATGAGAATAATTGCTAACATTCGTAAGCATGCATGCTATATAATATGCACCATAAAAAGTCAAAAGATCTAAAAGAGCATTTATTTAAAGCCAGGCATATCTGAAGAGAAAATTTAAATACGGTAAATACGGACAACTATGGCGACTGAGAATTTCCGTATTCTTTCATAGTTTTCCACGATTCCCATCCTTTGAAGTGCCATGAGCCTGCTGTAAGGGTTGCTATCAACCACCTCTGCACTCATATCCTACATTGTATTACGAAAAATGCACATATGATTGAGATATCGTCCAAAGTAACATATTTATGGCATCAAAATTTGCAACAACGGTACCTTGATTTTGGAACGCTGAACGGCCCCAACCTTTTCCATTGTAGAAAGTCGCACAACAAGTGCATGCATCTAAGCACCAAAAATATCAAAACAACATACATATCTACACTCGATGCAGGTCGatgaaaattaagaattaaCAACATAACATCTCGTGTGGAGAAAATTTTCGAATGTGATGCGAAATCATTCCTTTAGCTGTATCCTCGCATTTTCTCCTTACATGGAGCGACAATCCTATCATACATTTCATCTACTGAATGTGTTAATAACCATTAGAATCGTCCCTACGTCTAAAACTTCGTTAAAGataacaattttgtccaaatttttttatacatattCACAATGATAGCAAAGTACCAAATTTGATATTAAACCCAGGATTGCCTAAGATTCTTGCACCGAGCTTAAACAGCCTCATACCCTTTAAATTCCCGACAACTTATACTCATTTACTTCCATTTTGAAAGACCAAATCCTGCATGGTCCCTAAACTCAATCAGCAAAACAATGTGAAACAATCCCACAACAGAGCGCGAACTAAACAGGAATATAGACTAACATCGATGAAAATTCAGATGATAGGGCTCCACTCATATGCCAAGGCAGAAGCATCAGCGAAGAGAAAACATAATTTctacacaaaaaaattaaaataatcccCAGAAGTGCACGAAACCGAGAATCACCTTATCAGCTAAAGCTTGATAGAGTGGATCAGGTAAAGAATCTCTGAGCGCATGGAGATCACCTAACAAATCTTTCAGCTCCGACTCCATTAGCTCAGGATCAAACACACCTCGTCAATTCTTCGAAACCCGGCTCCAACTACAAATTGTGTGATCAAATTCAGTGTTGATTGCGAAAAACTGAGGAAATTTTTGATTCAGTAACCGGTTTCACTTCAAGAAGGTCTGAAAAATGTTTGAGCCGGTCCATGGTATGGCAAGTAAGAACCGATTTGGTATGGTGAACCGGTAATTGACGTGTTTTGCGAGGTATACACCAATTAAGATCCGACACGCGTATTTCGGCTTTCTTTCCATCCTTTGCtggaattattattattttaaataaaaggctatataaattatttgaaatattatttttgaaaatagtaaACAAGTTGCAAACATAATTCTGGATAAATCATAGATAGAAATTTTTCAGGCTGCTTCTGTTTATTGTTTttccaaaatacaaaatatttttttatccttCCAAttattttagatattatattttaataattttttcatcCAAACTTTTTTCCTACATTATATGATTTTAGTTGTTtgcaaatattttatcaattttttaGATAACATAATATTAAACTTACCATCattattatgtttatttttttagacATTTCCACAAACTTTTATTACTTAGCTATTCCTTCGTGTAGACCAGACACTTATTTCTCTtttcgatttttaaattaaaaaacagagatatttttatttgttcatGAATTTAAAGTAGTGAGCGAATCAAAAACAAGACATGAATCGGGAATTCATACCTCTGTCTAATTTTGTGACAAATTATCCCTAATCATCCACATCTACTttaaattttgaggattaatTAGTTTGTTTGAGTTgtattaattctttaaaaaaaaaaaaacatattccTCAAAAGCTGAGAAATCATATTTGGTAAAAAATTGTGTGATTTGCGAGACAtgtttcttatttgggtcatcctatgagaaaatattactttttatgctaagagtataattttttattgtgaatatcggtagaattgactagtctcacagataaatctcttgtgagaccgtctcacaagagatttattcatcatatttttatgtattattaCAAGAAAGTTAATGATATAATAATTCGTAGATGTGAAGCAAATGATTGTTTAATGTTAGTGCAAAGATTTGGGTGCTTCCTTATCCATAAAGAGAATAATAATGGCTGACTTAAAATGTCACCTGTTCACCCTCCATGGGAACACCAAGTGCCCCGATATAATTAAACGTCACCATTGTAATTTTGGTACGAGTATGATATAATATACTCTTCCTCGAAAGATTTGatgaaaaaacaatttttttaaaaaaaaattgttctgaTTTAATATGACAAAAAAATGATTAGAAGTAcctaatatatttaattatgagTGATatgttgataaaaaaaataaataaataactaaatatAGTTATGATATTtgagacaaaataaataatatattaaatgaaaTTAGTTAAAACTACTTTGCAAAAATGGCTCTATACATATGATCTGATGTGATGGGTTTATCGACACTTTCATGGCAAGTGCTCTTCCCACTATAACCATATATAATTTGTAGTCTCTTTAATTAGATACGAtcgtattattattttataatttaaaagtgGAGTCACAAATATAAGTTGTCGTGTCActgtcttaaaaaaaatttgttaaaatgctcgaataaaataaaacattacaATTTAAAGTTGTTGAtatatctaatattatatataaaaaaaaacttaagactataaaaataatataataattatttttttacaataataataattattatcatCATCATCGTAACAAACaccaaattaaaatataataatgtcattacaattataatttattaataatatttgacaaatattgtaatttaaatttcaaaacaaattaatactattatataataattattttattatagttATATCGATACGTAATTGttataaatatcattttaattatacgtgtatataataataattataaatattaatcaATATAGTGATAATTGTATaggtataatatttattattattgttattatagtttttaaaattaatttgcatgatatattataaaacTAATAAAGATATTATGGTAGAAATTCAAATAAGTTGATATACAtctaacttttttaaaaataatttataagttATCAAACAACTTATTTtgacaatttaaaatatatttttttttaaaaatatttgtcaaagaaattttaagaattttagaAGCTCTCAAACCGCTTATAAAATAAGTCCAACACCATCTTAGTTCTAAAGTTATTATATTATGATGTAACTCACATCAGTCACTAATATTTTTGTGTACAGTACTGTATAATCTCTCGAGCTAAGACAATATTCTGTGAAACATATTAACCAATTAAATCTCTTTGTACGCCATGCGTGTTGGGAAAATTGTTAGTAGGATTTAGGAATGATTATATCAAACACACTGGATTGAATTGGACACTAAGCCGCCACATTTCACGCTTGTTTGGAATTTTGGAAATATTCGGAGGCAGTGGAAGGTGACGAAGTATCTGGGcccaataaataaatatataatggtACACTAAATCTGGATATATATGGTTTAAGAGATCCGGTTTAATAAAACCAAATCCAAGAGAGTGGAAGTCGTCGTGCTGCGATTTACGATTTGTATGCTTTTATTTTGCATAAATTTAAAGCTGATGATAATGCAATAGCTTTTTTATCTTTAcctgttttttctattttacaattcgaatattaattaaatttttttttttttgtttttcgatATCTATAGATGTCATGGATatcttatatttttaattatcgaaaaattaatatagtatTATGGATATGTGATCATGATCAGTaaatatatgtaaaaaaaaaaattagtgttTGACATTTGAGTGTGTGAAGGAATATGGGTAAATGTGGTTGGAAAAACGTGAGAATACAAATTGCAAGTTGGGGGGGGATTTGATTCTGAATTCTGACTTTTTGTCAAAGGGAAATATATctcatccaaatgcattttACGTTTCAAGATTCACGTTCGCATGCACAACACCTGATGAGCAAACACATTTGTTCTTATTCTTGCCATATCTATCATATGCAAACCTCATTAATTCTGCATAAAAATTATATCTATTATTTATTCCACAATATTTGACTTTTTTGATTTTGTTTTAATTTGTGCACGCGTTTGTCGGTGATATTTCGAATAACAATTAGTTGTGTCAGATAACGACCCACGAAATACAAAGACATTATTTAGCTCGTGGGACGTGATAATGAATAATGTGATGATAAATTGAATTATAAAGATatcatatataaatttttttactgTAACCATCGTAGAAACTGAGTCAAACGTAAAATTATACAGATACGGTAGTTCTCATCTAACTATGTATGATAAAGTAAATGATGACATGCATGATCCAATTGCCCCCCTCACTTTTTTCAAGATTCTTTCCTTCGATTATGATTAATGCAGTCCTTTTCATGATGCGCAACAAAAACTGAAGCACACTAAGAAAAATTATCGATTGCATTTTCCCCGTGATGGGACTAAACGTTTATTGTTTCACTTTAAGCATTTATTTGTGGAATTTGAGAATAAGAATCGACACTGTAGGGGGGGAAATTATGATAAATGACATCACTCTTTCCAATCAAAGGAGAATCTTCTCGTTATCGTCATGTAAATTGACGACTTCAACGTAAACAATAAAACTAAGACGTGACTAATtaaatcaaatgatttttaaaaaatcatctgATGCAGAATAGATAAACCAGCGATCGATACACACAATTTACGTGAATGATAAGATCATACATCCAATTGTTTTTCTTTCTTGAAGAATGATCTTGATATGTTTACAATCAGTGGTTTCAAATAAAAGAAGTGAATGTATTATATTAGtataactttaaaattttaaaagagaaATACTCAACACGTACAACTGATGAGCACAGATAATTtgagataattttttttaaaaaaaggggTGAGTCTGCATGGTTGCAAGATTTAGGCGGTGGAATCAATCAAAATACAATGTAAAAGAAGCAAATGTAATCCATTTTGCTTTGGTTGGTGGAGAATTCGGTTTTTTATTTGGGTACAATTTAGTGCAAAGATGACACAATTTTTTAAATTCGTATTGCTACTACACCtgattcttcttcttttttagtTCATGGATAGATTAAAGCCATCAAACTAAATTTGTGAAGACATGTCTAATCAAATTTGATACCCTCCAAACAACTCATctccaaaaatatatattttacttgatattattatatatatcttgcgaaatatatatatatatataaattcctGTCAAAACCATGTTTACTTAGTTTTTGTGTGCATTTTTTATTTATCGTACAAACCGATCCATCGAAAATTCTTAGTACATATGATGAAGTTATGACGCATTATTTCTTATATTCGGACAGCTGGTGTTTTATTAGTGGGAGAGCGAGAATTGTTACGATTGGATTGCATGtgaatttgagatttttttaaatcaaaattcttataaaactaa is a window encoding:
- the LOC142552296 gene encoding uncharacterized protein At1g32220, chloroplastic-like isoform X4, whose product is MSYVSTFEFATCLALTPVYTKGSGQSSIIIKTPTLRKDLIFSGVTMSRFIRRSKLSSIVSSIAVSRKGRFLSTVSDKPFNNNIPPETDKVDEAETIHVPPPPTEKLLVLGGNGFVGSHICKEALGRGLTVSSLSRSGGSSIGEPWANSMIWHQGNLFSMDSWKDVLKGVTSVISCVGGFGSNAEMYKINGTANINAIRAASEEGVKRFVYISAADFGVVNYVLRGYYEGKGKQER
- the LOC142552296 gene encoding uncharacterized protein At1g32220, chloroplastic-like isoform X1, coding for MSRFIRRSKLSSIVSSIAVSRKGRFLSTVSDKPFNNNIPPETDKVDEAETIHVPPPPTEKLLVLGGNGFVGSHICKEALGRGLTVSSLSRSGGSSIGEPWANSMIWHQGNLFSMDSWKDVLKGVTSVISCVGGFGSNAEMYKINGTANINAIRAASEEGVKRFVYISAADFGVVNYVLRGYYEGKRAAETELHVRYPYGGVILRPGFIYGTRRVGSMKLPLGVIGSPLEMVLQHARPLSRVPLVGPLFTPPVSVTAVANVAVRAATDPVFPPGVVDVYGILRYSQQRYA
- the LOC142552296 gene encoding uncharacterized protein At1g32220, chloroplastic-like isoform X2, yielding MSYVSTFEFATCLALTPVYTKGSGQSSIIIKTPTLRKDLIFSGVTMSRFIRRSKLSSIVSSIAVSRKGRFLSTVSDKPFNNNIPPETDKVDEAETIHVPPPPTEKLLVLGGNGFVGSHICKEALGRGLTVSSLSRSGGSSIGEPWANSMIWHQGNLFSMDSWKDVLKGVTSVISCVGGFGSNAEMYKINGTANINAIRAASEEGVKRFVYISAADFGVVNYVLRGYYEGKHGSHLQFLSKY
- the LOC142552296 gene encoding uncharacterized protein At1g32220, chloroplastic-like isoform X3, translated to MSYVSTFEFATCLALTPVYTKGSGQSSIIIKTPTLRKDLIFSGVTMSRFIRRSKLSSIVSSIAVSRKGRFLSTVSDKPFNNNIPPETDKVDEAETIHVPPPPTEKLLVLGGNGFVGSHICKEALGRGLTVSSLSRSGGSSIGEPWANSMIWHQGNLFSMDSWKDVLKGVTSVISCVGGFGSNAEMYKINGTANINAIRAASEEGVKRFVYISAADFGVVNYVLRGYYEGKLSIFG
- the LOC142552298 gene encoding ubiquitin-like modifier-activating enzyme 5, whose product is MESELKDLLGDLHALRDSLPDPLYQALADKMHALVVRLSTMEKVGAVQRSKIKDMSAEVVDSNPYSRLMALQRMGIVENYERIRKFSVAIVGIGGVGSVAAEMLTRCGIGRLLLYDYDKVELANMNRLFFRPDQAGMTKTDAAVQTLSDINPDVVLESYTLNITTVQGFETFMSSLKDKSFCPDKEGSGVDLVVSCVDNYEARMVVNQACNELNQTWMESGVSENAVSGHIQLLIPGETACFACAPPLVVASGVDEKTLKRDGVCAASLPTTMGIVAGLLVQNTLKYLLKFGNVTPYLGYNALKDFFPTMEMKPNPQCSNAACLERQKDYSRAKPARDAAARAKMEAEELLEPECLHEDNEWNISVVDDSDVQGSASNSGTLPEGLVHELPSADEFQTHTASQETTDTVTDLEDLRRQLEALNHS